The DNA sequence CGCCTGCGCGGCTCCGGCCGTGTCCGTCGGGCCCGGGGGGGTTGCGTCCGTCACTTCCGCGCCGCCCTTCGTCTGTGCGCGCATTGCCGTGCTGTCACCGCGCAGCCGACCCGCTGCCGCGGCACCGGACCCATTGTGCGGTTCCGGACAGACTGCGGCTATTGGTCGTTCTGCGTGCCGTTCTTACCACGACTTCCGGTGCGCTTGGCGGCGGTGTTCTTGGTCGCGGTACCCCCGCGGCCGGATGTGGACTTGGACTTGCCGGACTGCTGCTGGTTCTTGGCCGCGGATCCGGTCTTACGCTTGGCCCCCTGGCCGCCACCCGAACCCGTGCTCCGGCTTGAGGAGCCCCCCGACGCGGGCTGCCGGGCCGCGGCGCCCTCTTCCGCACCGCCGGCATCGTCGGCACCGCCCGCCGCCTGCACGGGCGGGTCACCGCGGCCCGCGGGCTCAGCCGCGCCGCCGTCGTCCGCCGACGCCTCCGCGTCCGCGCGGTCCGAGCGGTCCACGCCGCCGCGCGGTTCGGCGGCAGCATCCTCGTCCGTCCCGGATTCGGCCACCGCTTCCTCGGTCGCCCCGCCGCCCGCCGCGGAAACCGCATCCCCGTCCCGCACCATCGGCACCGCCGCCTCCGCCCCGGCGTGGTCGGGCGCCGACGGCTCGGCCGGCGCCGGACGCGGCAGCGAGCGCTGGGCGGCCAGGCGGCGCTCCAGTTCGGCGACGCGGCGGGCGAGCCGATCGTAGTCGGTCCGGCTGACGACGTCGAGCCGCTCCAGGGCACGCTCCACCTCGCTGCTGATCAGCGTATTCAGCGCCTGCCGGTTCGCCTCCCCGGCCTCCATCAGTTCGCCCGCCAG is a window from the Streptomonospora litoralis genome containing:
- a CDS encoding membrane fusogenic activity family protein is translated as MVVDAVRAYFDAVNGLTELTRKRAVAAAKVILKAGDERPPSPGSPSGETSESAPRTGSPIQTLAGELMEAGEANRQALNTLISSEVERALERLDVVSRTDYDRLARRVAELERRLAAQRSLPRPAPAEPSAPDHAGAEAAVPMVRDGDAVSAAGGGATEEAVAESGTDEDAAAEPRGGVDRSDRADAEASADDGGAAEPAGRGDPPVQAAGGADDAGGAEEGAAARQPASGGSSSRSTGSGGGQGAKRKTGSAAKNQQQSGKSKSTSGRGGTATKNTAAKRTGSRGKNGTQNDQ